The following are from one region of the Dreissena polymorpha isolate Duluth1 chromosome 2, UMN_Dpol_1.0, whole genome shotgun sequence genome:
- the LOC127870253 gene encoding noggin-2-like: MTRRRAIMDGHVVLVFFTLSILRHTASAIVGTQTIDDPLLTALMENLPSSAQIKPKKLFRLLGNNFDPEWMSIEDPGQKVGHLQTGTDHFGMSSERVTDILKYLYHFNIDKNNGTANSIASFLRDLSTCTVKYTWEDLGHLVWPRFVKEGYCEESKPCSWPPGMTCKRGSVVTLKILRWICTRHKGTIDRRAKSNANRTGDRKGPDVTSVKLSNSLKCKWRKIPHEVTTSCECQC; the protein is encoded by the coding sequence ATGACGCGGAGGCGTGCCATAATGGATGGTCATGTGGTCCTCGTGTTCTTCACGCTGTCCATTCTGCGGCACACAGCCAGTGCAATTGTCGGAACACAAACAATTGACGACCCGTTGCTTACCGCTCTGATGGAAAATCTCCCATCTAGTGCTCAAATCAAACCAAAGAAGCTTTTTCGTCTTCTTGGTAACAATTTTGATCCAGAATGGATGAGTATCGAGGATCCAGGCCAGAAAGTAGGTCATTTGCAAACGGGAACAGATCATTTTGGCATGTCAAGTGAACGAGTGACTGACATACTTAAATATCTATATCATTTTAATATCGATAAAAACAACGGCACTGCAAATAGTATAGCGTCATTTTTACGTGACCTATCGACATGCACTGTGAAATATACGTGGGAAGATTTAGGACATTTGGTTTGGCCTCGTTTTGTAAAAGAGGGATATTGCGAAGAAAGTAAACCTTGTTCTTGGCCCCCAGGAATGACGTGCAAAAGGGGAAGTGTGGTTACATTAAAAATACTCAGATGGATTTGTACACGACACAAAGGAACTATTGACAGACGTGCTAAAAGTAACGCTAACCGAACTGGTGACAGAAAAGGGCCAGATGTGACATCAGTAAAGTTAAGTAATTCTCTTAAATGTAAATGGAGGAAAATTCCGCACGAAGTAACCACGAGTTGTGAGTGTCAATGCTAA